In Lonchura striata isolate bLonStr1 chromosome 14, bLonStr1.mat, whole genome shotgun sequence, one genomic interval encodes:
- the MSN gene encoding moesin — protein MPKTISVRVTTMDAELEFAIQPNTTGKQLFDQVVKTIGLREVWFFGLQYQDTKGFSTWLKLNKKVTAQDVRKESPLLFKFRAKFYPEDVAEELIQDITQRLFFLQVKEAILNDDIYCPPETAVLLASYAVQSKYGDFNKDVHKSGYLASDKLLPQRVLEQHKLNKDQWEERIQVWHEEHRGMIREDAVLEYLKIAQDLEMYGVNYFSIKNKKGSELWLGVDALGLNIYEQNDRLTPKIGFPWSEIRNISFNDKKFVIKPIDKKAPDFVFYAPRLRINKRILALCMGNHELYMRRRKPDTIEVQQMKAQAREEKHQKQMERALLENEKKKRELAEKEKEKIEREKEELMERLKQIEEQTKKAQQELEEQTRRALELEQERKRAQEEAEKLAKERREAEEAKEALLRASHDQQKTQEQLAAEMAELTARITQLELARQKKESEAQEWQYKAQRVQEDLEKTKEELKTAMSTPHVTEPMHSENEHDDEHDENAAEASAELRSEATIKDRSEEERTTEAEKNERVQKHLKALSSELANARDETKKTANDMIHAENMRLGRDKYKTLRQIRQGNTKQRIDEFESM, from the exons GTTGTCAAGACAATTGGTTTGCGAGAGGTCTGGTTTTTTGGACTTCAGTATCAAGACACCAAGGGTTTCTCGACATGGCTGAAATTGAACAAAAAG GTAACAGCACAGGATGTACGTAAAGAAAGCCCCCTGCTTTTCAAATTCCGTGCCAAGTTCTACCCAGAAGATGTGGCAGAAGAGCTGATCCAGGACATCACACAGCgccttttctttctccaagTGAAGGAGGCAATTCTGAATGATGACATTTACTGTCCCCCAGAAACAGCTGTTCTTCTGGCTTCTTATGCCGTCCAGTCCAAATATGGAGACTTCAACAAAGATGTGCACAAGTCTGGCTACCTTGCTAGTGATAAACTGCTCCCTCAGAG GGTTTTGGAGCAGCACAAGCTTAACAAGGACCAGTGGGAGGAGAGAATCCAGGTGTGGCATGAGGAACATCGAGGAATGATTAG GGAAGATGCTGTCTTGGAGTACCTGAAAATTGCACAGGATTTGGAAATGTATGGTGTGAACTACTTCAGCATTAAGAACAAGAaaggctctgagctctggctagGTGTAGATGCTCTTGGACTCAACATTTATGAGCAGAATGATAG GCTAACACCGAAAATTGGATTCCCCTGGAGCGAGATCAGAAATATCTCATTCAATGACAAGAAATTTGTTATTAAGCCTATTGACAAGAAAGCACCA GACTTTGTATTCTATGCCCCTCGGTTACGGATTAATAAACGAATCCTGGCCCTTTGCATGGGGAACCACGAGCTCTACATGCGCAGACGTAAACCAGACACCATCGAGGTGCAGCAGATGAAGGCACAGGCTCGGGAGGAGAAACATCAGAAACAGATGGAGAG AGCCCTGCTGGAGaatgagaagaagaagagggagttggcagaaaaggagaaagagaagattGAGCGTGAGAAGGAGGAGCTGATGGAGAGACTCAAGCAAATTGAGGAGCAAACCAAGAAAGCTCAGCAAG AATTGGAAGAACAGACCCGCAGAGCTCTGGAGCTGGAACAGGAGAGAAAACGAGCtcaggaggaagcagagaaaCTGGCTAAGGAGCGTAGAGAAGCAGAAGAGGCAAAAGAGGCCCTATTGAGAGCATCCCATGACCAACAAAAGACCCAGGAACAGTTG GCTGCTGAGATGGCAGAACTCACAGCTAGGATcacacagctggagctggccaGGCAGAAGAAGGAGAGCGAGGCACAGGAGTGGCAGTATAAG GCACAGAGGGTGCAGGAGGACCTAGAGAAGACCAAAGAGGAGTTGAAGACTGCCATGAGTACTCCTCATGTCACTGAACCCATGCACTCTGAGAATGAGCATGATGATGAGCACGATGAGAATGCAGCAGAAGCCAGCGCTGAGCTCCGGTCAGAGGCCACCATCAAGGACCGCAGCGAGGAGGAACGCACCACTGAAGCAGAGAAAAATGAGAGGGTCCAGAAACACTTGAAG GCTCTTTCCTCGGAGCTGGCAAACGCTCGGGATGAAACCAAGAAGACGGCCAACGACATGATCCACGCTGAGAACATGCGCCTGGGCCGAGACAAGTACAAGACCCTGCGTCAGATCCGGCAGGGGAACACCAAGCAGCGCATTGACGAGTTCGAGTCCATGTAA